The following are encoded together in the Roseovarius sp. EL26 genome:
- the dapE gene encoding succinyl-diaminopimelate desuccinylase, giving the protein MSDCPVDPATLTADLIRCASVTPEEGGALVMLESLLTTAGFYCIRVDRGEVSNLYARWGAKATPRTFGFNGHTDVVPTGAEADWTFPPFSATEQDGMLWGRGATDMKSGVAAFAAAAVDFVQKSPPKDGAIVISITGDEEGDAVDGTTAILDWMQDNGEKMDVCIVGEPTCPEQMGDMIKIGRRGSLSAWFTIKGVQGHAAYPHRAKNPMPPMVRLMDRLASKELDQGTDHFDASTLAVVNIDTGNPTTNVIPAQTRAIVNIRFNDAHHSSDLINWMQDELDQVCAEFDVDADIRIKVSGESFLTPPGALSTLVSKAVEAETGVAPVLSTTGGTSDARFVKSHCPVVEFGLVGQTMHQVDERVEIAQIHQLKSIYARILRDYFA; this is encoded by the coding sequence ATGTCCGATTGCCCTGTTGATCCTGCCACCCTGACCGCAGATTTAATCCGCTGTGCGTCAGTGACACCTGAAGAAGGTGGCGCTTTGGTGATGCTTGAAAGTTTGCTCACCACAGCCGGTTTTTACTGCATCCGCGTCGACCGGGGTGAGGTCAGCAATCTTTATGCCCGCTGGGGTGCAAAGGCCACGCCGCGTACCTTTGGTTTCAATGGGCATACTGATGTTGTGCCCACTGGAGCCGAGGCCGATTGGACCTTTCCACCATTTTCAGCAACCGAACAGGACGGTATGCTGTGGGGGCGCGGAGCGACTGATATGAAATCAGGTGTGGCAGCATTTGCAGCTGCCGCTGTCGATTTCGTGCAAAAAAGCCCCCCAAAAGATGGCGCGATCGTCATTTCCATCACTGGGGACGAAGAGGGCGATGCCGTAGATGGCACCACTGCCATTCTGGATTGGATGCAGGACAATGGCGAAAAAATGGATGTCTGCATTGTTGGTGAGCCGACCTGCCCAGAGCAGATGGGTGACATGATCAAAATCGGCCGCCGTGGGTCGCTGTCGGCTTGGTTCACCATTAAGGGCGTACAGGGGCATGCCGCTTATCCGCACCGGGCCAAAAACCCTATGCCGCCGATGGTACGGTTGATGGATCGGCTGGCGTCCAAAGAGTTGGACCAAGGCACCGATCATTTTGATGCGTCCACACTGGCCGTGGTGAATATTGATACCGGCAATCCCACCACTAATGTGATCCCCGCGCAGACCCGGGCGATTGTAAACATCCGGTTCAACGACGCCCATCACAGCTCGGATTTGATCAATTGGATGCAGGATGAGTTAGATCAGGTTTGTGCCGAATTTGACGTTGATGCTGACATTCGGATCAAGGTTTCTGGCGAAAGCTTTCTAACCCCGCCCGGTGCACTGTCTACACTAGTGTCCAAGGCGGTTGAGGCCGAAACCGGAGTTGCACCTGTTTTGTCGACCACCGGGGGTACATCAGATGCACGGTTTGTAAAGTCACACTGTCCCGTGGTTGAATTTGGGCTGGTCGGGCAGACCATGCACCAAGTGGATGAACGGGTAGAGATTGCGCAAATTCACCAGCTCAAATCGATTTACGCCCGAATATTGCGAGACTATTTCGCGTGA
- a CDS encoding TIGR04282 family arsenosugar biosynthesis glycosyltransferase, with the protein MRHLVIMVKEPRPGRVKTRLGREIGMTTAAWWFRHQVRRLLHELDDPRWQLTLAVAPDIAGLQSRVWPSHLPRIPQGRGDLGQRMARVMHVMPPGPVCVIGADIPGLRAHHIARAFTALGSHDAVFGPADDGGYWLTGLKRNAPPPPGLYQNVRWSSSDALADSVTSLGTSNVALIDTLRDVDTLADLKALTTHS; encoded by the coding sequence ATGCGCCATCTGGTTATTATGGTGAAAGAACCACGACCCGGCCGCGTTAAAACCCGTCTGGGGCGTGAGATCGGCATGACAACCGCTGCATGGTGGTTTCGCCATCAGGTGCGCCGCCTGTTGCACGAACTAGATGATCCTCGCTGGCAGCTGACACTGGCCGTCGCCCCTGATATTGCGGGCCTTCAATCACGTGTCTGGCCCAGCCATCTACCACGTATTCCGCAAGGGCGCGGAGATCTGGGACAACGTATGGCACGAGTGATGCATGTCATGCCACCCGGCCCGGTTTGCGTGATCGGCGCTGATATTCCCGGCCTACGTGCTCATCATATCGCCCGCGCTTTTACTGCGTTGGGGTCACATGATGCTGTGTTTGGCCCAGCGGATGACGGGGGATACTGGTTGACCGGGCTTAAACGTAATGCGCCTCCGCCACCGGGTCTGTATCAAAATGTACGTTGGTCGTCGTCCGATGCGCTGGCCGACAGCGTGACCAGTCTTGGAACTTCCAACGTGGCGTTAATCGACACATTAAGGGATGTAGATACACTGGCAGACCTAAAGGCACTGACTACGCACTCCTGA
- a CDS encoding ETC complex I subunit: protein MPARIYQPARNTMQSGTAKTKQWVLEYVAETARSVDPLMGWTSSTDTQAQVKLRFASREAAVEYAEENGIDAVVQEPNKRKPNIRAAGYAENFATNRRGAWTH, encoded by the coding sequence ATGCCAGCGCGTATCTATCAGCCGGCCCGTAATACGATGCAGTCCGGCACTGCAAAAACCAAACAATGGGTTTTGGAATATGTTGCGGAAACAGCGCGATCCGTTGATCCTTTGATGGGCTGGACATCGTCAACCGATACGCAGGCGCAAGTCAAACTGCGCTTTGCCAGTCGCGAAGCTGCTGTTGAATATGCCGAAGAAAACGGTATTGATGCAGTTGTTCAGGAACCCAACAAACGCAAGCCAAACATCCGTGCTGCTGGTTACGCGGAGAATTTTGCCACGAATCGCCGCGGGGCCTGGACGCACTGA
- a CDS encoding MATE family efflux transporter yields the protein MSKATSYRHHARALALLAAPLVGSHLAQLAITLTDAAMLGWYSVDALAGEILGGTLFYVVFIVGSGFAFAIMPLVAAANELDDQIQVRRITRMGAWASILFGIAVIPPMVWSEHLFLALGQDPEIAALAQDYLAILSLAVMPSLLVMVLKSYLAALERTQVILWVTLAALVLNILVNYLLVFGNFGFPEMGIRGAALASLIVNVASFVVLAVYVMRAQPEHAMFQRLWRPDWEALAQVFRLGWPIGLTNLAEVSLFAASTTMMGWLGKIPLAAHGIALQAASVAFMIHLGLSNAATVRISQAYSRHDRVSMRTIAKSAMAITALVAVVASTLFIVFPEAILGIFLHPGEPERAAVIAVGVILLAAAALFQLLDGVQVLALGFLRGIQDTRVPMVIAGFSYWIVGVSASYYLGFVIEMGGLGVWLGLAIGLAVAAVLLLIRYWQITAQSKPDA from the coding sequence ATGTCTAAAGCCACCTCATATCGCCATCATGCCCGTGCTCTGGCGCTGCTGGCTGCACCTTTGGTCGGCAGCCATCTGGCGCAACTGGCCATCACACTAACAGATGCAGCCATGTTGGGCTGGTATAGTGTCGATGCGCTTGCTGGAGAGATCTTAGGCGGAACGTTGTTTTACGTTGTCTTTATCGTCGGATCAGGCTTTGCCTTTGCCATCATGCCACTGGTGGCAGCGGCCAATGAATTGGATGATCAAATACAGGTGCGCCGCATCACACGCATGGGGGCATGGGCATCGATTCTGTTCGGCATCGCCGTGATTCCACCAATGGTCTGGTCTGAACATCTATTTCTTGCTTTGGGACAGGACCCAGAAATCGCAGCTTTGGCGCAGGATTATCTGGCGATTTTGAGTTTGGCAGTAATGCCATCACTGCTGGTGATGGTCCTCAAATCCTATCTGGCCGCGCTTGAGCGAACTCAGGTGATCTTATGGGTAACTTTAGCCGCTCTGGTGCTGAACATTCTGGTGAATTACCTGCTGGTTTTTGGCAATTTTGGATTTCCAGAAATGGGCATCCGCGGCGCAGCGCTGGCCTCGCTCATTGTAAATGTTGCATCCTTTGTCGTTCTTGCCGTCTACGTCATGCGCGCACAACCGGAGCATGCGATGTTTCAACGACTGTGGCGCCCCGATTGGGAAGCATTGGCACAAGTGTTTCGTCTGGGTTGGCCGATTGGGTTGACCAATCTGGCAGAGGTCAGCCTATTCGCGGCCTCGACCACAATGATGGGCTGGCTGGGGAAAATTCCTTTGGCCGCGCATGGAATCGCCCTTCAGGCGGCATCGGTTGCCTTCATGATCCACCTTGGTCTCAGCAATGCCGCCACTGTACGGATCAGCCAGGCATATTCTCGCCACGACCGGGTCAGCATGCGCACCATCGCGAAATCTGCAATGGCTATCACTGCTCTCGTCGCTGTGGTGGCATCGACTTTGTTTATTGTCTTTCCCGAGGCCATTTTGGGGATCTTTTTACATCCTGGAGAACCGGAAAGGGCCGCTGTGATCGCCGTCGGTGTTATCTTGCTGGCCGCTGCCGCTTTGTTTCAGCTTCTGGATGGCGTGCAGGTTCTGGCACTGGGGTTTCTGCGAGGTATCCAAGATACGCGCGTCCCCATGGTGATCGCCGGGTTCAGCTACTGGATTGTCGGGGTAAGCGCCAGTTACTATCTGGGCTTTGTCATCGAGATGGGTGGTTTGGGCGTTTGGCTTGGTCTTGCGATCGGCCTAGCAGTGGCAGCCGTACTTTTGCTGATCCGCTATTGGCAGATTACAGCGCAATCAAAACCTGACGCCTGA
- a CDS encoding LysR family transcriptional regulator, with translation MNWDDIKILLAIGRTGGLSRTAKLLGVSVSTVHRRAAELEHSVNATLFLRGNDGYALTDIGRSYFTISEQAEEHMIALERHELSGAKVALRIALPELLGQQMILPELGAFQVDQPNLRLEISTSVVPVEFNRREADIAVRLVRPESGRYLVRRIGRLGFGLFCSAGYSENMPAMNKVSDLRNHRLIGWDRDLQYVFLAQWMHDLTDGTAPNLSFDSLNAQLLAVQSGQGIALLPLYVAAHSDLKKLLPNTEFQQDIWLMRHRDTGDNQLAGDLCKVIEQVLYHHKDLLRTGVQPT, from the coding sequence ATGAATTGGGATGACATCAAGATATTATTGGCGATTGGACGTACAGGTGGGCTGAGCCGAACTGCAAAACTGCTGGGCGTCAGCGTGTCAACGGTCCACCGTCGTGCGGCAGAGCTTGAGCATTCTGTGAATGCCACACTGTTTTTGCGTGGTAATGATGGATATGCACTGACAGACATCGGTCGCAGTTACTTTACTATCTCAGAACAAGCCGAAGAGCATATGATTGCCTTGGAACGGCATGAACTTTCGGGTGCAAAGGTAGCACTTCGGATTGCGCTACCCGAGCTTCTGGGACAGCAGATGATTTTACCTGAATTGGGCGCGTTTCAGGTTGATCAACCTAATTTGCGGCTCGAAATTTCCACCAGCGTTGTTCCTGTGGAGTTCAACAGGCGAGAGGCTGATATTGCCGTTCGACTGGTGCGACCAGAAAGTGGGCGCTACTTAGTTCGGCGGATCGGGCGCTTGGGGTTTGGGCTATTTTGTAGCGCGGGTTATTCAGAGAATATGCCAGCTATGAATAAGGTTTCGGATCTGCGCAATCATCGCTTGATTGGTTGGGATCGTGATCTGCAATATGTGTTTTTGGCGCAATGGATGCACGATCTGACCGATGGTACCGCTCCAAACCTGTCCTTTGACAGCCTGAATGCCCAATTGCTTGCGGTCCAATCGGGGCAAGGTATTGCCCTATTGCCGTTGTATGTGGCAGCGCACTCTGACTTGAAAAAGCTCTTGCCAAATACTGAATTTCAGCAAGATATCTGGTTAATGCGTCACCGTGATACAGGGGATAATCAACTTGCAGGTGACCTTTGCAAAGTCATCGAGCAGGTTTTGTATCATCACAAGGATTTGCTGCGCACAGGTGTACAACCAACATAA
- a CDS encoding quinone oxidoreductase, with the protein MNHKIRHFQYQKHGAADVLSCIDANIELPAVDDVQIHHTAIGVNYLDIYQRSGADLSISLPSGIGVEGVGIIKAVGANQSRFSPGDRVAYVGGPPGAYSTSRNIPASRVVKLPDWIGDQVAAALIFKGLTAEYLTHRCVDVQAGQSVLFHAAAGGVGSIACQWLHSKGATVIGTVGSEEKVDIAYENGCDHVLLSNDADLVKKVRDLTGGVDVVYDSIGQATFIASLDSLRPRGVLVSFGAASGAPPEIDVSELSKRGSLYLTRPSIAHYTSDAEEYQQAANHLFQAISDGVIKPANITSLPFFAAAKAHLLLEGRKTTGSVILIPEEDNARLAVV; encoded by the coding sequence ATGAATCATAAAATTAGACATTTCCAATATCAGAAACACGGGGCTGCGGATGTGCTGTCCTGCATAGATGCCAACATCGAATTGCCTGCTGTAGATGATGTTCAAATTCACCATACCGCGATCGGCGTAAACTATCTTGATATCTATCAACGCAGTGGCGCAGATCTCTCAATCTCTCTTCCTTCGGGCATCGGCGTCGAAGGGGTGGGAATAATCAAAGCTGTTGGGGCAAATCAGTCGCGATTTTCGCCTGGGGATCGGGTGGCATATGTCGGGGGGCCGCCCGGTGCATATTCGACAAGTCGCAATATTCCAGCATCACGGGTGGTCAAGCTTCCTGACTGGATTGGGGATCAGGTCGCTGCAGCGTTGATATTCAAAGGATTGACAGCAGAATATTTGACTCACCGTTGTGTAGATGTCCAAGCTGGCCAATCAGTCTTGTTCCACGCTGCGGCAGGTGGCGTTGGTTCTATTGCGTGCCAATGGTTGCACAGCAAAGGTGCAACTGTGATTGGCACCGTTGGATCCGAGGAAAAGGTTGATATTGCATATGAAAATGGTTGCGATCATGTTCTACTGTCCAACGATGCTGATCTCGTTAAAAAGGTGCGTGACCTTACCGGTGGGGTCGATGTTGTTTACGATTCAATCGGTCAGGCCACCTTTATAGCCTCTTTGGATAGTTTGCGCCCGCGTGGTGTCCTGGTCAGCTTTGGAGCCGCATCCGGAGCACCGCCCGAGATTGATGTAAGTGAGTTATCTAAGCGTGGCTCATTGTATCTGACCCGCCCCTCAATTGCCCATTACACATCCGACGCAGAAGAATATCAGCAGGCTGCCAATCATTTGTTCCAAGCAATTTCTGATGGGGTGATCAAGCCTGCGAACATCACCTCTCTTCCGTTTTTTGCCGCAGCAAAAGCACATTTACTTCTTGAGGGTCGGAAAACGACCGGATCCGTGATCCTAATTCCTGAAGAAGATAATGCCCGCCTGGCTGTTGTGTGA
- a CDS encoding MBL fold metallo-hydrolase, whose product MEKEDLNLKPTLLKGNRDDLTPGLSRRSFFMAAGAAGVGGAATLLGSTSAKAQSTDWTQPGNNNGVIELQKTTGNAVGGAVGIDFFGHCAIKITSPGGATVLFDPWRDDPSGAWGLWFKNEFPETPVDICMSTHTHFDHDAIHRPVSTMVLDRMVGNFEFADLKITGFADKHVCRAPGWYNWTNALDEFGVKACPPDNVSHMDMVVYLVETGGVRTLIWGDNRHDPPQEFWDAIGQVDVLTMPVDGSQHILSYDQGNDIVSKLKPKVIIPTHYLSETTSYTLTTLQSADDWVKAQKSYKMLDSASLSIEAGEIAGMDREFMYFGHNAQTA is encoded by the coding sequence ATGGAAAAAGAGGATCTCAATCTGAAACCGACACTATTGAAGGGGAATCGGGACGATTTGACCCCCGGGTTATCACGACGATCGTTTTTTATGGCAGCAGGGGCTGCCGGTGTCGGTGGCGCTGCAACGTTGCTAGGCAGCACAAGCGCCAAAGCGCAATCGACGGATTGGACGCAACCGGGTAACAACAACGGTGTGATCGAATTGCAAAAGACAACGGGCAATGCCGTCGGTGGTGCCGTTGGAATTGATTTCTTTGGTCATTGCGCGATCAAAATCACCTCTCCTGGAGGAGCAACGGTATTGTTCGATCCTTGGCGTGATGACCCATCTGGCGCATGGGGGCTTTGGTTCAAGAACGAATTTCCGGAAACACCTGTTGATATCTGCATGTCCACGCACACCCATTTTGATCACGATGCGATTCACCGCCCTGTGTCCACCATGGTACTGGATCGAATGGTTGGAAATTTTGAGTTTGCCGACCTGAAAATCACTGGTTTTGCTGACAAACACGTCTGTAGGGCACCCGGTTGGTACAATTGGACAAATGCGTTGGATGAATTTGGAGTTAAGGCCTGCCCACCTGATAACGTTAGCCATATGGATATGGTGGTCTATCTGGTGGAAACCGGTGGCGTGCGCACCTTGATCTGGGGTGATAACCGGCATGATCCACCGCAAGAATTCTGGGATGCCATTGGTCAGGTCGATGTGTTGACCATGCCCGTGGACGGATCACAGCACATTCTGTCGTATGATCAGGGCAATGACATTGTTTCAAAGTTGAAGCCCAAGGTGATTATCCCAACGCATTATCTGAGTGAAACCACAAGCTATACTCTGACAACGCTGCAGTCTGCGGATGACTGGGTGAAAGCACAAAAGAGCTATAAAATGCTCGACAGTGCCAGCCTTTCGATTGAAGCGGGCGAGATCGCGGGAATGGATCGGGAATTCATGTATTTTGGGCATAACGCCCAGACGGCTTAA
- a CDS encoding LuxR C-terminal-related transcriptional regulator yields MTGHKPEISPETIEKWQRIVDLIARVADVPASLVMRTHEPYHSVFVTSQSMDNPYQPGCKFTLNEKLYCYGVLQRDGELLVEDAACEPEWADNDDLEHGMSFYIGYPLKWPDGTVFGTICVLDTRRNRRALLFRKGLQEFARVIEADLELLVEIKHRTELEAELQATLDQLELRVINRTADLEEANTALRVLLNSVETSRAEYDANVLRQIKGLVMPHLAKLRSRLEADPAGRVYVELAEQNLKSITSTMSGQLTTIFESLTPTEQEIAQMIMRGQTTKDIARTLSREPSTVEFHRNNIRHKLGLKRSGQNLRSLLLSLQ; encoded by the coding sequence ATGACTGGTCATAAACCTGAAATATCGCCAGAAACCATTGAGAAGTGGCAACGTATTGTTGACTTGATTGCACGGGTTGCTGATGTGCCTGCCAGTTTGGTTATGCGCACACATGAGCCGTATCATTCGGTCTTTGTGACCAGCCAAAGTATGGATAACCCTTACCAGCCGGGGTGCAAATTTACCCTGAACGAAAAACTCTATTGTTATGGCGTGCTTCAACGCGATGGAGAACTTTTGGTTGAGGATGCTGCATGTGAGCCAGAGTGGGCAGACAACGATGATCTGGAACATGGGATGAGCTTCTATATTGGCTATCCCTTGAAGTGGCCGGATGGCACGGTTTTCGGCACTATTTGTGTTCTCGACACCCGTCGCAACCGCCGCGCGCTTTTATTTCGGAAGGGATTGCAGGAATTCGCAAGAGTGATTGAAGCGGATTTGGAGTTATTGGTTGAAATTAAACACCGTACGGAGTTGGAGGCGGAGTTGCAGGCAACACTGGATCAACTTGAACTTAGGGTGATTAACCGCACTGCGGATCTGGAAGAGGCCAACACCGCCCTGCGAGTACTTTTAAATAGTGTCGAAACCTCGCGCGCGGAATATGATGCCAATGTCCTGCGTCAGATAAAGGGGCTCGTGATGCCACATTTGGCAAAACTACGCAGTCGGTTAGAGGCTGATCCGGCAGGCCGTGTGTACGTTGAGCTGGCAGAACAAAACCTAAAGTCCATCACCTCGACAATGAGCGGCCAGCTGACAACGATTTTCGAATCCCTGACGCCGACCGAGCAAGAGATCGCGCAGATGATCATGCGTGGTCAGACGACCAAGGATATTGCCCGCACTCTTTCACGAGAGCCGAGCACGGTAGAGTTTCATCGCAATAATATCCGACACAAGCTTGGCTTGAAGCGCAGCGGCCAGAACTTACGCAGCTTGTTATTGTCGCTGCAATAA
- a CDS encoding helix-turn-helix transcriptional regulator, translating into MKKIDTDNIELQVAASTFAALGSEQRLMVLRVLVRAGSKGLSIGELGQRSGVTGSTLTHHMKILSQAGLVTQEKKGRSIICAAVAYDRLHHLSEFLLHECCADAPEEQ; encoded by the coding sequence ATGAAAAAGATTGATACTGATAACATAGAACTTCAAGTTGCCGCCTCGACCTTTGCCGCTTTGGGTAGTGAGCAAAGGCTAATGGTCTTACGTGTACTTGTCCGGGCCGGATCTAAAGGCCTGAGCATCGGCGAGCTGGGCCAGCGCAGCGGTGTTACTGGGTCGACATTGACTCATCACATGAAAATCTTGTCGCAAGCGGGGCTCGTGACGCAGGAAAAGAAAGGACGCAGCATAATCTGCGCTGCTGTGGCTTATGATCGGCTGCATCATCTTTCGGAATTCCTGCTGCATGAATGCTGCGCAGACGCACCAGAAGAGCAATAG
- a CDS encoding permease, whose amino-acid sequence MADATANKPLGLVRGMDRVWLALTFILILIALVDWPQFFPTVQFASSALLGTAPFIAFAVFAVAYLKATGAESLLARAFQGNQIRMIFVAGLIGGLAPFCSCEVIPFIAAMLALGAPLGAVMAFWLASPLMDPAMFLITSGTLGWDFAVGKTLSAVGVGLFGGFITMILARSPLFADPLREAPQVGCGCGSSNSFEGTPVWRFWTDIDRLNAFKTSALSNAKFLLKWLALAYVIEALMLAYIPAETVARILGGEGLGPIILGAIVGAPAYLNGYAAVPLVDALLAQGMSQGAAMSFVIAGGISSIPAAIAVWALVKPRVFAAYIGFAVVGAVMAGSLWQVVAT is encoded by the coding sequence ATGGCAGATGCAACTGCAAACAAACCCCTCGGACTTGTCCGGGGGATGGACCGGGTATGGCTGGCGCTTACCTTCATTCTCATCCTAATAGCGCTTGTGGATTGGCCGCAATTCTTTCCAACGGTTCAATTTGCATCAAGCGCATTATTAGGCACCGCGCCATTCATTGCCTTTGCCGTATTTGCGGTGGCTTATCTCAAGGCGACAGGGGCCGAAAGCCTGCTGGCGCGCGCCTTTCAGGGCAATCAGATTCGGATGATTTTTGTGGCCGGACTGATCGGCGGGCTGGCCCCGTTTTGTAGTTGCGAGGTTATCCCCTTCATTGCTGCCATGCTTGCCCTTGGTGCGCCTCTGGGGGCGGTTATGGCCTTTTGGTTGGCATCACCGTTGATGGATCCGGCGATGTTCTTGATTACTTCAGGTACGCTGGGCTGGGATTTCGCAGTAGGCAAAACTCTTTCTGCGGTTGGTGTTGGTCTGTTTGGTGGGTTTATCACCATGATACTGGCAAGATCCCCTTTGTTCGCCGATCCACTACGCGAAGCCCCCCAAGTAGGCTGCGGTTGCGGTTCCAGCAATTCATTTGAAGGCACACCAGTATGGCGCTTCTGGACTGATATAGACCGCTTGAATGCTTTCAAGACATCTGCCCTGAGTAATGCAAAATTTCTGCTCAAGTGGCTTGCGCTTGCCTACGTGATCGAGGCCCTGATGCTGGCTTATATTCCAGCTGAAACCGTGGCTCGTATTTTAGGCGGTGAGGGATTGGGACCAATTATCCTTGGTGCAATCGTCGGCGCACCTGCCTATCTGAATGGATATGCGGCCGTGCCACTGGTGGACGCACTGTTGGCGCAGGGAATGAGCCAAGGTGCCGCGATGAGCTTTGTCATTGCCGGGGGCATCAGCAGTATTCCTGCGGCAATTGCTGTCTGGGCGCTGGTGAAACCGCGGGTTTTTGCAGCTTACATTGGCTTTGCGGTCGTTGGAGCAGTGATGGCGGGGTCTCTTTGGCAGGTCGTTGCGACATGA
- a CDS encoding Na+/H+ antiporter NhaA, with protein sequence MYRVWNFVAEYSLLLIIGAVTALIWANTNAESYHHFVEFVIWDHAPIGHLHDGHRTLTLHYLVNDVLMALFFAIAAKEVWEAVILKNGSLRGKKAATPLFATAGGMFGPIGVYLGLAMLMGSDTYQAVANGWAIPTATDIAFSYLVGRLVFGAGHPAVRFLLLLAIADDAAGLIILAIFYPSGDLAPEWLLLSAAGAFSAFFFFNYLPRRMDRGNQDRPNSTRIRKLFGGLPYIIGGCISWYGFMRSGLHPALGLLPIVAAIPHADRAFGIFSAAEKHLHDLLNVMEHALKHPVEIVLFLFGLLNAGVELSAIGDATWLVLAGLIIGKPVGVLLFGWIAAKPLGLGLPQGMRIVDLVVVGCVAAIGFTVSLFVASVAFDVGPVQDAAKMGALFSFGAAVISIIAGKVARVQKQEL encoded by the coding sequence ATGTATCGTGTCTGGAATTTCGTCGCGGAATATTCGCTGCTGTTGATCATTGGCGCAGTTACTGCCCTGATATGGGCCAACACAAATGCTGAAAGCTATCACCATTTCGTCGAGTTCGTGATTTGGGACCATGCACCGATTGGCCACCTGCATGACGGGCATCGTACGCTTACGCTACACTATCTGGTCAATGATGTTTTGATGGCCTTGTTCTTTGCTATTGCCGCCAAAGAAGTATGGGAGGCCGTAATCCTAAAGAACGGCTCCTTGCGCGGAAAAAAGGCTGCAACACCCCTGTTTGCAACCGCTGGCGGCATGTTTGGCCCAATCGGCGTTTACCTTGGCCTTGCGATGCTAATGGGATCAGATACCTATCAGGCCGTCGCGAATGGTTGGGCGATTCCGACGGCAACCGATATTGCCTTTTCCTATCTGGTTGGTCGCCTTGTCTTTGGCGCTGGTCACCCGGCGGTCCGTTTTTTGCTGCTGCTGGCAATTGCCGATGATGCGGCCGGTCTTATCATTCTGGCAATCTTCTACCCCAGTGGCGATCTAGCGCCCGAATGGTTGTTGCTATCTGCGGCTGGCGCATTCTCTGCGTTTTTCTTTTTCAACTACCTGCCGCGCAGAATGGATCGGGGCAATCAAGACCGCCCAAATTCCACCCGCATTCGCAAACTGTTCGGAGGTCTGCCCTATATCATCGGTGGCTGCATCAGCTGGTATGGGTTCATGCGTTCGGGGCTGCATCCGGCCTTGGGTTTGCTACCTATCGTGGCGGCCATACCGCACGCCGACCGGGCCTTTGGTATTTTCAGCGCCGCCGAAAAGCACCTGCATGATTTGTTGAACGTTATGGAACATGCACTCAAACACCCGGTTGAGATTGTTTTGTTCCTCTTTGGTCTGCTCAATGCTGGTGTTGAACTTTCAGCCATTGGTGATGCGACGTGGTTGGTTCTGGCTGGCCTGATTATCGGCAAGCCCGTGGGGGTTCTATTGTTTGGCTGGATAGCCGCAAAACCTTTGGGGTTGGGTCTTCCGCAAGGGATGCGGATTGTCGACTTAGTGGTCGTCGGATGTGTGGCCGCGATTGGCTTTACTGTATCGTTGTTTGTGGCCTCGGTCGCGTTTGATGTCGGTCCGGTTCAGGATGCGGCAAAAATGGGTGCGTTGTTCAGTTTCGGAGCTGCTGTTATTTCAATCATCGCTGGCAAAGTGGCGCGTGTGCAAAAACAAGAGCTATGA
- a CDS encoding ABC transporter ATP-binding protein, with protein sequence MLEFENVSKSFWTGTQRKVILDQVSFRVELGNSMGILAPNGTGKTTLINMMAGLEKPDEGTIRRKCRISFPLGFMGGVVSRMSAMENARYIARLYGMDPDYIEAYCRWLCDLKEYFDQPLGTYSSGMKSRFTFALMLALDFDIYLIDEGMPGSGDVEFNRKAGDILAERLQTTTIIIVSHDPKTLENFARSAAVLRNGQLYMFDTLEEAKQLYDYET encoded by the coding sequence ATGCTCGAGTTCGAAAATGTCAGCAAGTCCTTCTGGACTGGAACCCAGCGCAAGGTCATCCTTGATCAGGTGTCGTTCCGTGTTGAGTTGGGCAATTCCATGGGGATTTTGGCCCCCAACGGAACCGGAAAAACGACGTTAATCAACATGATGGCCGGATTGGAAAAACCCGACGAGGGGACAATCCGCCGCAAATGCCGGATTAGTTTTCCACTGGGCTTCATGGGCGGGGTGGTCAGTCGCATGTCAGCGATGGAAAACGCGCGCTACATTGCCCGTTTATACGGTATGGACCCCGATTATATTGAAGCCTACTGCCGTTGGCTCTGTGATCTGAAGGAATATTTTGATCAACCTCTGGGCACCTATTCCAGCGGGATGAAGTCACGATTCACATTCGCACTGATGCTGGCATTGGATTTCGATATCTATCTGATTGACGAAGGCATGCCCGGATCGGGAGATGTGGAGTTCAACCGCAAAGCCGGAGATATTCTGGCGGAACGTTTACAGACCACAACGATCATCATCGTTTCGCATGATCCCAAAACACTGGAAAACTTCGCACGTTCTGCAGCTGTGCTTAGGAATGGCCAATTATACATGTTTGACACCTTGGAAGAGGCAAAGCAGCTATATGACTATGAAACCTAA